In one Streptomyces sp. NBC_01288 genomic region, the following are encoded:
- a CDS encoding sugar ABC transporter substrate-binding protein yields the protein MHPRSRTWSAALGALVLLATAGCGSGSGGGDGRLKMGISVANISLNFAHEMVLGAESAASHAGKVDFKAVGPPNTDGPAEVQLFQNLTAVAKDGIVLENLDPPIFTRPAARAVDQGIPIVALDTSPTDGSKVNFYVGNDNYALGELMAKEALKRLGSSPKGQIVIGVPNPGTPVLDNRAKGISDTFRKEAPGVKVLGPFQTYSDPGQNYSAWSAQVNAHPDALAFLGVGDADSYNLAKIKKAEHGKWLTAGFDVDPKTLDAVKDGSNFVTIDPQHFLKGYLSTAMLIEAVRDKKGKLPDGWFLSPGGVVDSSNIDEIIARQKSARAAYDWYKPTIDKLLGDEAADLKPLKDAR from the coding sequence ATGCACCCCCGTTCGCGTACCTGGTCCGCGGCGCTCGGCGCCCTGGTCCTGCTGGCCACCGCAGGCTGCGGCAGCGGTTCCGGCGGCGGCGACGGCAGGCTGAAGATGGGGATCTCGGTCGCCAACATCTCCCTGAACTTCGCCCACGAGATGGTGCTGGGCGCGGAGAGCGCCGCGAGCCACGCGGGCAAGGTCGACTTCAAGGCCGTAGGACCGCCCAACACGGACGGGCCCGCCGAGGTCCAGCTGTTCCAGAACCTCACCGCCGTCGCCAAGGACGGCATCGTCCTGGAGAACCTCGACCCGCCGATCTTCACCCGGCCCGCCGCACGCGCCGTAGACCAGGGCATCCCGATCGTCGCCCTGGACACCTCCCCCACCGACGGCAGCAAGGTCAACTTCTATGTGGGGAACGACAATTACGCGCTCGGTGAGCTGATGGCGAAGGAGGCGCTGAAGCGGCTCGGCAGCAGCCCGAAGGGCCAGATCGTGATCGGCGTGCCCAACCCGGGGACGCCCGTGCTCGACAACCGGGCCAAGGGCATCTCCGACACGTTCAGGAAGGAGGCGCCCGGCGTCAAGGTCCTCGGCCCCTTCCAGACGTACAGCGATCCCGGCCAGAACTACAGCGCCTGGTCCGCGCAGGTGAACGCGCACCCGGACGCGCTCGCCTTCCTCGGCGTCGGCGACGCCGACAGCTACAACCTCGCCAAGATCAAGAAGGCCGAGCACGGGAAGTGGCTGACGGCCGGCTTCGACGTCGACCCGAAGACCCTGGACGCGGTGAAGGACGGCTCCAACTTCGTGACCATCGACCCGCAGCACTTCCTGAAGGGTTATCTGTCCACGGCGATGCTGATCGAGGCCGTGCGCGACAAGAAGGGGAAGCTTCCGGACGGTTGGTTCCTGTCGCCCGGCGGGGTCGTCGACTCCTCGAACATCGACGAGATCATCGCCCGGCAGAAGTCGGCGCGGGCGGCGTACGACTGGTACAAGCCGACGATCGACAAACTGCTCGGCGACGAGGCGGCCGACCTCAAG